The genomic window GTACACCAGCCCAGAGCAGTCATACCCCCCTCCCTGGCCCACGGCGCCTGGGACATAGGGGGCGCCTTGCTTGGCCAGGGCAGCATTGATGAAGGCAACGGTTCGGGGAGGGACGTTCTGTCCCGCGGGATCGAACTGACCGTAGTGGTTTGCGGGCGGAGCAGGTGTGCAATGGCCGTTGCTGCCTCGGGGAGGGGGCATGCCGTAGGGCAACGTGCCTCCACCCCAGGGCATCATTCCGCCCCACGGCATGTTGGGCGCGGGAGGGAAGCAGTAGCTGTTCAGGGGGGGCTGGCAGTACTGGCTCTGTTGCATCGCCTGGGTGGCGGCCATCTGCGCGAAGAGCTGCTGCAGCATCGTCATGCTCTGGGCAGCCATCTGGGACTGCATCATGAACATGCTCATCATGTCCATGCCGGGCATCATTCCCATGCCGGGCATCATTCCCATGCCGGGCATCATTCCCATGCCGGGCATCATTCCCATGCCGGGCATCATTCCCATGCCGGGCATCATTCCCATGCCGCTGAACCCCATGCCAAATGAGCCTTGAAGCATGACCTGTCCTCCCCGGTCTCGCGGTTCGCTCGAGGGACGCTACTTCGGGGCGCCTGTCTCGAAAGTGCAGAATGCGAGATATCATTCTCTCTTCACGCGAAGAGCGCCATCTGTCTAGGGGGCAGGGAAGAATATGCGTGACACAAGAATCCTCCCTGAGCATGAGCACCCTCGACGAGCATGGTATCCCTGATATTGAGGGTCCCGATGAGGTGGCCGAGCCCTCCCTGGAGGCCGTGATGGAGGCGCTCTCCGCGCCGCCAGACTGGTTTGACGCATCGGTGTGCGCCGCCATCGCCCCGCCTCTGGCCACCGTGGTCGATCGACTCGATCGCGCACTGGCGAGTGAGACGCACGATCTCTCCCTGGCCGACGAGCTCGAGGCTTCCCAGTGGCTGGTGGGGGCGATGCGTGAGCAGTTCCGCCACGAGCTCACCTACCAGCACCTCGACGAAGAAGAGGAAGCGCTGGCGGCAGACGCGAGCCTCGCCTTCCTCGCTGCGGAGGAGCACATCGGGGCCGTGCGATCTGCGGCTGCCGCTGGGGATATCGACCTGCTGCTGGCCTTGCGCGCCCCGCTCGTGACCTGCCTGCAGGTTCTCACCGCGTCCCTCGAGCGCCTCAAGGCCGCCGACGAGGGACGCCCGCTGCTGAGCCCCATTCCCGCCGTGAACGCGCTCCTGCGCGTGGCCCAGGCGGTTCGTGATGATCGCCTCACCTTCGATGTCATCGAGGGCCGTCTGTCTGCCATCGATCCCGTCATCTCCCAGGCGCGGGCGTCACTGGGGCGTCCTGGCGGCGACCATCCTCTCCTGGCCCCGTTGCTCGAGGCCCACGCCGAGGCTCTCGAAGCGCTTCGCGCCTGCGCGGTGAACGAAGACACGAATGGCCTCG from Pseudomonadota bacterium includes these protein-coding regions:
- a CDS encoding zinc ribbon domain-containing protein; the protein is MSTLDEHGIPDIEGPDEVAEPSLEAVMEALSAPPDWFDASVCAAIAPPLATVVDRLDRALASETHDLSLADELEASQWLVGAMREQFRHELTYQHLDEEEEALAADASLAFLAAEEHIGAVRSAAAAGDIDLLLALRAPLVTCLQVLTASLERLKAADEGRPLLSPIPAVNALLRVAQAVRDDRLTFDVIEGRLSAIDPVISQARASLGRPGGDHPLLAPLLEAHAEALEALRACAVNEDTNGLDDAMAAVRDTAQALFDAQPARTAEGEAVAALCPFCGGALENASRLCSTCGARLPERVGEASSIAEAAPSEALPDYAQEIVDLVERLHAGELCLELLHDALVGLRGRTEQALGRLGEVPSPTGEMPDHERVAWAGARSAMERGLEQMAAAVETLEAACGNQDAHGLDLGVARLRGAIKEMRELPHIVDRLVALL